One window from the genome of Desulfobotulus pelophilus encodes:
- a CDS encoding class I SAM-dependent methyltransferase yields MPHPIHDEKTARQAAMLANRIQKRFKHLHKRFQREGLEIFRLYDWDIPEIRAVVDWYAGHLVIAEYVREQSMDHWLPSMAEAVATTLGIPMDRVHLKKRHAGIRDGRRYERIDRTGEKIRMKERDLSFWINPSDFVDTGLFSDHRNTRAMVRNMAAGTRFLNLYCYTASFTCYAAAGGAAESLSIDRSRSNLDWAEENFILNGTHREKHRLLQADAMDYLKILKQKGQTFSLAVVDPPSYSSAREKDRTFDIRRDHPELITRVIQVMEKGSTIFFSTNHQGFEPCMERFRSETIEEITQKTIPEDYQNKQKRIHRCWRILV; encoded by the coding sequence ATGCCCCACCCCATTCACGACGAAAAAACAGCCCGGCAGGCAGCCATGCTTGCCAACCGTATCCAAAAACGTTTCAAGCACCTCCATAAACGTTTTCAACGTGAAGGCCTTGAAATATTCCGGCTCTATGACTGGGATATTCCCGAAATCCGTGCGGTTGTGGACTGGTATGCAGGCCATCTTGTCATTGCAGAGTATGTTCGGGAACAGTCCATGGACCACTGGCTTCCGTCCATGGCAGAGGCTGTGGCCACAACCCTTGGCATTCCCATGGACCGGGTGCATCTGAAAAAAAGACACGCCGGTATCAGAGATGGCAGGCGATATGAGCGGATAGACCGGACCGGTGAAAAAATCAGGATGAAGGAACGGGATCTTTCCTTCTGGATCAATCCATCGGATTTTGTGGATACGGGCCTTTTTTCCGACCACAGAAATACCCGGGCCATGGTCAGAAATATGGCGGCTGGAACAAGGTTTCTGAATCTTTACTGTTATACGGCAAGTTTTACCTGCTACGCGGCCGCAGGCGGTGCGGCAGAAAGCCTTTCCATTGACAGATCCCGGAGTAATCTGGACTGGGCAGAAGAAAATTTCATTCTCAACGGGACCCACAGGGAAAAGCACCGGCTTCTGCAGGCCGACGCCATGGACTACCTGAAGATCCTCAAACAAAAAGGACAGACCTTTTCTCTTGCCGTCGTGGATCCTCCCTCCTATTCTTCCGCAAGGGAAAAGGACCGCACCTTTGACATCCGACGGGACCACCCCGAGCTCATCACAAGGGTCATTCAGGTCATGGAAAAAGGATCTACCATCTTTTTTTCCACCAACCATCAGGGTTTTGAACCCTGCATGGAAAGGTTCAGATCTGAAACAATTGAAGAAATAACACAGAAAACCATTCCAGAAGATTATCAGAACAAACAAAAAAGGATACACCGCTGCTGGCGTATCCTCGTCTGA
- a CDS encoding methyl-accepting chemotaxis protein: METTSLHIPVQKRIFVRIITTVLLMTTLILVIMGFWQYQTARSSLQQGMAVDADLVVQRLLQALQEPLYNFDMAQAEALLRSEIPDNRLSAIGLSDPANTRMIMVVVKDGAGKPAKTEKLPETNGYRQESPVKRSDDVLGHITVVMNLSHYEENLRQILRNTVLTIVLLNILLLAVMALSLRIMVFMPLQSTIAAVRDIAEGEGDLTRRISEASGNELSLAARWINVFILQIHGIMSRIRDNGNSLADSAASLLSISERLATDSRTSSERASAVSRATGSMSQSMDSIASAMEQASTNTSMVAAAAEQMTATIDEIAKNTESARRNTKNAVDRSEVATEKMAQLEKVAGEIGKVTESITEISEQTNLLALNATIEAARAGEAGKGFAVVASEIKTLATQTTTATENIRKIIGTAQSLIKDATGEVQDVSGAIQSTSDMVTVIATAVEQQSAATREISGNVHQAAQGIQEVNENMATMTGFVQSIRNDIESVDQISQEMNNISCDVNGRAREVASMAEGLQGLIGRFVL; encoded by the coding sequence ATGGAAACCACCTCGTTGCACATTCCGGTGCAGAAGCGCATTTTTGTCCGCATTATCACAACCGTACTCCTGATGACCACACTTATTCTTGTGATCATGGGCTTCTGGCAGTATCAGACAGCCAGATCCAGCCTTCAGCAGGGGATGGCTGTAGATGCGGATCTTGTTGTGCAGCGTCTCCTTCAGGCCCTTCAGGAACCCCTTTATAATTTTGACATGGCCCAGGCGGAAGCACTTTTGCGATCAGAAATACCTGACAACAGGCTTTCTGCCATAGGTCTTTCGGACCCTGCCAACACCCGAATGATCATGGTCGTGGTGAAAGATGGAGCGGGCAAACCTGCAAAGACGGAGAAACTCCCTGAAACGAACGGTTATCGGCAGGAAAGTCCTGTCAAACGGTCTGATGATGTGCTCGGTCATATAACAGTGGTGATGAATCTTTCCCATTATGAGGAAAATCTCCGGCAGATTCTTCGTAATACGGTTCTGACCATTGTTTTATTGAACATCCTGCTTCTGGCGGTTATGGCCCTAAGTCTGCGCATCATGGTTTTTATGCCCCTGCAGTCTACCATTGCAGCCGTCAGAGATATTGCGGAAGGGGAGGGAGATCTGACGAGAAGAATTTCCGAGGCCAGTGGCAATGAACTCAGTCTTGCTGCCCGCTGGATCAATGTTTTTATCCTTCAGATTCATGGGATAATGAGCCGTATCCGGGATAACGGGAACAGTCTTGCGGATTCTGCCGCCAGTCTTCTTTCCATATCCGAACGGTTGGCAACGGATTCCAGAACATCATCGGAACGGGCATCGGCCGTATCCCGGGCCACCGGCAGCATGAGCCAGAGTATGGACAGCATTGCTTCGGCCATGGAGCAGGCATCCACCAACACTTCCATGGTGGCAGCAGCAGCCGAACAGATGACGGCAACCATCGATGAAATTGCAAAAAACACGGAGAGTGCACGGCGCAACACCAAGAATGCCGTTGACCGTTCCGAAGTGGCCACGGAAAAAATGGCTCAGTTGGAAAAGGTTGCAGGAGAAATCGGTAAGGTTACGGAGTCCATTACGGAAATATCGGAACAGACCAACCTCCTTGCCCTTAATGCCACCATAGAGGCGGCCCGTGCCGGTGAGGCAGGCAAAGGTTTTGCCGTTGTGGCCAGTGAAATCAAAACCCTGGCTACCCAGACAACCACCGCCACGGAAAATATCCGAAAAATTATTGGTACGGCGCAGAGTCTGATCAAGGATGCCACCGGTGAAGTGCAGGATGTGTCCGGTGCCATTCAGTCCACCAGTGATATGGTTACGGTAATTGCCACTGCTGTGGAGCAGCAGTCAGCCGCAACAAGGGAGATATCGGGCAATGTACATCAGGCCGCCCAGGGCATTCAGGAGGTGAATGAGAACATGGCGACCATGACGGGGTTTGTGCAAAGTATTCGCAATGATATTGAGAGCGTGGATCAAATCAGCCAGGAAATGAACAATATCAGCTGTGATGTGAATGGGCGGGCCAGGGAGGTGGCTTCCATGGCCGAAGGTCTTCAGGGGCTTATCGGCCGGTTTGTTCTGTAA